A genomic region of Rhipicephalus sanguineus isolate Rsan-2018 chromosome 1, BIME_Rsan_1.4, whole genome shotgun sequence contains the following coding sequences:
- the LOC119379388 gene encoding uncharacterized protein LOC119379388 isoform X1, protein MFMFIFCLRVVTDNFLQMRFSIVEFTEEKTVAVVPNIWIVGGKCYWPPGPGCKMATVQKAKAPNKDWKMYSIVVKTTYSTYQEARRNLDQAQYSDVESEHLQKRKVSKPSRYISDDEVPTFHSRLTGSNGPSTDERMENTCANACDEFHEGGNQLQEVGNQQKGQMSKPSHTFNALLKPPSSFPGPSGSTHRDCDTPAENTEDLSSDSDESEDGCEMLDGQETEAGMRDSAMASPPARAKNRKALTPEEFQHEVFVKLTVLRMVQKQHGELIHGLIGRLRSNAAKGNAPLVSSPFSEYKSLKQFDNKLTGQMKDVLVEELANKSGINAAACTKRILCYLLCDNLAAEFSWLGKKGKRRFSELRLASCIISAVQKVHAANEFAIEAAIREWLRHAPARHRNAARGSSGCDE, encoded by the exons ATGTTTATGTTCATTTTTTGTCTGAGAGTGGTCACAGACAATTTTTTACAGATGCGCTTTTCCATTGTGGAATTTACTGAAGAGAAAACAGTAGCTGTTGTGCCCAACATATGGATTGTTGGTGGCAAATGCTATTGGCCACCAGGACCTGGCTGCAAAATGgcaactgttcaaaaagcaaaagCCCCCAACAAAGACTGGAAAATGTACAGCATTGTGGTGAAAACTACCTACA GCACATATCAAGAGGCTCGTAGAAATCTGGATCAAGCTCAGTACTCTGATGTTGAATCTGAGCACCTTCAGAAACGGAAG GTGTCAAAGCCAAGTCGTTACATCAGCGATGATGAAGTGCCTACTTTTCATTCACGCCTCACTGGTTCAAATGGACCGTCCACAGATGAAC GAATGGAGAACACTTGTGCAAATGCTTGCGACGAATTTCACGAAGGAGGAAACCAGTTGCAAGAggttggcaaccaacagaaagGACAG ATGTCAAAGCCAAGCCACACCTTCAATGCTCTTTTGAAACCCCCCAGCAGCTTCCCTGGCCCATCTGGTTCAACAC ACAGAGACTGCGACACTCCGGCAGAAAACACTGAAG ATCTTTCAAGTGACTCTGACGAATCGGAAGATGGTTGTG AGATGCTGGATGGCCAGGAGACTGAAGCTGGCATGCGTGACTCTG CCATGGCTTCACCTCCTGCACGGGCAAAAAACAGGAAGGCGCTAACCCCAGAGG AGTTCCAGCATGAAGTATTCGTGAAGCTGACAGTGCTGCGAATGGTTCAAAAGCAGCATGGGGAACTTATACATGGGCTGATCGGCCGGCTTCGGTCCAATGCTGCCAAAGGAAATGCACCTTTAGTTTCCAGCCCGTTCTCGGAGTACAAGTCACTGAAACAGTTCGATAACAAGTTGACTGGCCAGATGAAAGATGTGCTT GTGGAAGAGCTTGCCAACAAAAGTGGAATCAATgctgctgcgtgcacaaaaagaaTTCTTTGCTACCTGCTCTGTGACAATCTTGCAGCGGAATTCTCATGGCttggaaaaaaaggaaagcgtaGATTCAGCGAGCTCCGTCTTGCCTCTTGCATAATAA GTGCTGTGCAAAAGGTTCACGCTGCAAATGAATTTGCCATAGAGGCAGCCATTCGAGAATGGCTGCGTCATGCCCCAGCAAGGCACAGGAATGCAGCAAGAG
- the LOC119379388 gene encoding uncharacterized protein LOC119379388 isoform X2 yields the protein MRFSIVEFTEEKTVAVVPNIWIVGGKCYWPPGPGCKMATVQKAKAPNKDWKMYSIVVKTTYSTYQEARRNLDQAQYSDVESEHLQKRKVSKPSRYISDDEVPTFHSRLTGSNGPSTDERMENTCANACDEFHEGGNQLQEVGNQQKGQMSKPSHTFNALLKPPSSFPGPSGSTHRDCDTPAENTEDLSSDSDESEDGCEMLDGQETEAGMRDSAMASPPARAKNRKALTPEEFQHEVFVKLTVLRMVQKQHGELIHGLIGRLRSNAAKGNAPLVSSPFSEYKSLKQFDNKLTGQMKDVLVEELANKSGINAAACTKRILCYLLCDNLAAEFSWLGKKGKRRFSELRLASCIISAVQKVHAANEFAIEAAIREWLRHAPARHRNAARGSSGCDE from the exons ATGCGCTTTTCCATTGTGGAATTTACTGAAGAGAAAACAGTAGCTGTTGTGCCCAACATATGGATTGTTGGTGGCAAATGCTATTGGCCACCAGGACCTGGCTGCAAAATGgcaactgttcaaaaagcaaaagCCCCCAACAAAGACTGGAAAATGTACAGCATTGTGGTGAAAACTACCTACA GCACATATCAAGAGGCTCGTAGAAATCTGGATCAAGCTCAGTACTCTGATGTTGAATCTGAGCACCTTCAGAAACGGAAG GTGTCAAAGCCAAGTCGTTACATCAGCGATGATGAAGTGCCTACTTTTCATTCACGCCTCACTGGTTCAAATGGACCGTCCACAGATGAAC GAATGGAGAACACTTGTGCAAATGCTTGCGACGAATTTCACGAAGGAGGAAACCAGTTGCAAGAggttggcaaccaacagaaagGACAG ATGTCAAAGCCAAGCCACACCTTCAATGCTCTTTTGAAACCCCCCAGCAGCTTCCCTGGCCCATCTGGTTCAACAC ACAGAGACTGCGACACTCCGGCAGAAAACACTGAAG ATCTTTCAAGTGACTCTGACGAATCGGAAGATGGTTGTG AGATGCTGGATGGCCAGGAGACTGAAGCTGGCATGCGTGACTCTG CCATGGCTTCACCTCCTGCACGGGCAAAAAACAGGAAGGCGCTAACCCCAGAGG AGTTCCAGCATGAAGTATTCGTGAAGCTGACAGTGCTGCGAATGGTTCAAAAGCAGCATGGGGAACTTATACATGGGCTGATCGGCCGGCTTCGGTCCAATGCTGCCAAAGGAAATGCACCTTTAGTTTCCAGCCCGTTCTCGGAGTACAAGTCACTGAAACAGTTCGATAACAAGTTGACTGGCCAGATGAAAGATGTGCTT GTGGAAGAGCTTGCCAACAAAAGTGGAATCAATgctgctgcgtgcacaaaaagaaTTCTTTGCTACCTGCTCTGTGACAATCTTGCAGCGGAATTCTCATGGCttggaaaaaaaggaaagcgtaGATTCAGCGAGCTCCGTCTTGCCTCTTGCATAATAA GTGCTGTGCAAAAGGTTCACGCTGCAAATGAATTTGCCATAGAGGCAGCCATTCGAGAATGGCTGCGTCATGCCCCAGCAAGGCACAGGAATGCAGCAAGAG